In a single window of the Flavobacterium sp. W4I14 genome:
- a CDS encoding L-threonylcarbamoyladenylate synthase (product_source=KO:K07566; cath_funfam=3.90.870.10; cog=COG0009; ko=KO:K07566; pfam=PF01300; smart=SM00979; superfamily=55821; tigrfam=TIGR00057), with protein sequence MLRDEINKAFEVLKSGGVILYPTDTIWGLGCDASNADAVDKLLKIKNRPAEKSLIVLLDADSKLQSYVAEIPDVAYDLIEYAENPLTIIFSGAKNLAQNVINADGSVGIRIVKHDFCTPLIQRFRKPIVSTSANLSGQPSPKFFDDITPEIIDAVDYVVDFEQENRTNRKPSTIMKLSSSGQFEFIRK encoded by the coding sequence ATGCTAAGAGACGAGATTAACAAAGCTTTTGAAGTATTAAAATCAGGTGGTGTTATTTTATATCCAACAGATACCATTTGGGGTTTGGGCTGCGATGCAAGCAATGCCGATGCTGTAGATAAATTATTGAAGATAAAAAACCGTCCTGCCGAAAAGAGCCTCATTGTGTTACTCGACGCAGACAGCAAACTGCAAAGTTATGTTGCCGAAATACCTGATGTGGCTTACGATTTAATTGAATATGCTGAAAATCCTTTAACCATTATTTTCTCTGGCGCAAAAAACTTAGCCCAAAATGTAATCAATGCCGACGGTAGTGTGGGAATCAGAATTGTTAAACACGATTTTTGCACACCATTAATCCAACGCTTTAGGAAACCTATAGTTTCTACCTCTGCAAATTTAAGCGGACAGCCTTCGCCAAAATTCTTTGATGATATAACCCCCGAAATTATTGACGCTGTTGATTACGTGGTAGACTTTGAACAGGAAAACCGGACCAACAGAAAACCATCAACCATTATGAAACTTTCTTCGAGTGGACAGTTTGAGTTTATTCGCAAGTAA
- a CDS encoding poly(A) polymerase (product_source=KO:K00970; cath_funfam=1.10.3090.10,3.30.460.10; cog=COG0617; ko=KO:K00970; pfam=PF01743,PF01966,PF12627; smart=SM00471; superfamily=81301,81891; tigrfam=TIGR00277), whose translation MQQHLQNPIFKTLSTIADKHNTEAYVIGGFVRDLFLDRPSKDIDVVVVGSGIEYAEAVGRKLNTKVAVFKNFGTANIKYQDLEVEFVGARKESYRSDSRKPIVEDGTLEDDQLRRDFTINALAINLNADHFGELLDPFDGIKDLENKLIRTPLDPEVTFSDDPLRMMRAIRFASQLNFNIDPAAINAIKTQKQRITIVSKERITDEMNKIILSKKPSIGFKHLFDTGLLQLIFPQMAQLYGVEIIKGKGHKDNFYHTLEVLDNICADTDDLWLRWAAILHDIAKPATKRFEEGHGWTFHGHEDRGARMVPKIFAQLKLPLNEKMKYVQKLVQLHLRPIVLAQETVTDSAVRRLLFDAGEEIESLMLLCNADVTTKNEYKKTKYRNNFELVKQKLKDVEERDKIRNWQPPISGNDIMETFGLDAGKEVGIIKNAIREAILEGEITNDYHEAFNFMLNQAKQMGLNPVNK comes from the coding sequence ATGCAGCAACACCTACAAAATCCAATATTTAAAACCTTATCCACAATTGCCGATAAGCACAATACCGAAGCATATGTAATCGGAGGCTTTGTTCGCGATTTATTTTTAGATCGCCCTTCAAAAGATATTGATGTGGTTGTTGTGGGCAGTGGAATAGAATATGCTGAAGCCGTTGGTAGAAAACTGAACACCAAAGTCGCTGTTTTTAAAAATTTTGGCACAGCAAATATTAAATATCAGGATTTAGAAGTCGAATTTGTAGGCGCCAGAAAAGAATCTTACCGTTCCGATTCACGTAAACCAATTGTTGAAGATGGTACCTTAGAAGATGACCAGCTGCGCAGAGATTTTACCATCAATGCTTTAGCGATCAATTTAAATGCTGATCATTTTGGTGAATTGTTAGATCCATTTGATGGGATTAAAGATTTAGAAAATAAGCTCATCCGTACCCCACTCGACCCGGAAGTTACTTTTTCTGATGATCCCTTGCGTATGATGCGGGCAATCCGCTTTGCTTCACAACTTAATTTTAATATCGATCCAGCTGCCATAAATGCCATTAAAACGCAAAAACAGCGTATTACCATCGTATCAAAAGAGCGGATAACAGATGAGATGAATAAAATCATCCTCTCAAAAAAACCTTCTATAGGCTTTAAACATCTTTTTGATACTGGCTTATTGCAGCTTATTTTCCCTCAAATGGCACAGCTTTATGGGGTAGAGATTATTAAAGGAAAAGGACATAAAGACAATTTTTACCATACACTTGAAGTATTAGATAACATTTGTGCAGATACCGATGATTTATGGTTGCGTTGGGCGGCTATTTTACACGATATTGCCAAACCAGCCACTAAACGTTTTGAAGAAGGTCACGGCTGGACATTCCACGGGCATGAAGATAGAGGAGCCAGAATGGTTCCGAAAATATTTGCACAGTTAAAACTGCCTCTAAACGAAAAGATGAAGTATGTGCAAAAATTGGTACAGCTTCATTTACGCCCGATTGTTCTGGCGCAGGAAACCGTTACAGATTCTGCTGTAAGGCGATTACTTTTTGATGCCGGTGAAGAAATCGAAAGTTTAATGCTGCTTTGCAATGCCGATGTAACAACTAAAAACGAATACAAAAAAACAAAATACCGAAACAATTTTGAGCTGGTTAAGCAAAAGCTTAAGGATGTAGAAGAACGCGATAAAATTAGAAACTGGCAGCCCCCTATTTCAGGAAATGATATCATGGAAACCTTTGGTCTCGATGCAGGAAAAGAGGTTGGTATAATTAAAAATGCCATCCGCGAAGCCATATTAGAGGGCGAGATTACAAACGACTATCATGAAGCATTTAATTTTATGCTAAATCAGGCAAAACAAATGGGATTAAATCCTGTTAATAAATAA
- a CDS encoding hypothetical protein (product_source=Hypo-rule applied; cath_funfam=3.10.290.30; pfam=PF07929; superfamily=159941): MAIYKFRITFEDFDDVVREIDIKSNQTFEDLHRAIHRSTGYNAEKSSSFYVSTDNWLKGDEIAYLPSERKKDRVVLMENSKLSGFIEDPHQKFYYIYNFDRPYDFHVELVKIILDADPNIEYPFLAKSSGEAPKIMEQNSPQAVDPRGAAGAASEFDFLNEMNFVPEDTDELEAMGEMGINAEERDEDEESEEDEFGDEFSDSDNFEDDSHKDDY, translated from the coding sequence ATGGCTATTTATAAATTTAGAATTACTTTCGAAGATTTTGATGATGTTGTGAGAGAGATCGACATTAAATCAAACCAAACATTTGAAGACCTGCATAGGGCTATTCACAGATCTACGGGTTATAATGCCGAAAAATCTTCCTCTTTTTACGTAAGCACCGATAATTGGTTAAAAGGTGATGAAATTGCTTATTTACCAAGTGAGCGTAAAAAAGACCGTGTAGTTTTAATGGAGAATTCTAAACTAAGCGGTTTTATTGAAGATCCGCATCAAAAGTTTTACTATATCTACAATTTCGATCGTCCATATGATTTTCATGTAGAACTGGTAAAAATAATTTTAGATGCTGATCCAAATATCGAATATCCATTTTTAGCTAAAAGCAGTGGTGAAGCACCAAAAATAATGGAACAAAACAGTCCACAGGCTGTTGATCCAAGAGGTGCAGCGGGAGCCGCAAGCGAATTTGATTTCTTGAATGAAATGAACTTTGTACCAGAAGATACCGACGAATTGGAAGCCATGGGCGAAATGGGTATCAATGCTGAAGAGCGGGACGAAGATGAAGAAAGCGAAGAAGACGAATTCGGCGACGAATTTTCCGATAGTGATAACTTCGAAGATGATAGCCACAAAGACGACTATTAA
- a CDS encoding tRNA dimethylallyltransferase (product_source=KO:K00791; cath_funfam=3.40.50.300; cog=COG0324; ko=KO:K00791; pfam=PF01715; smart=SM00382; superfamily=52540; tigrfam=TIGR00174), whose amino-acid sequence MHTKTLISIVGPTAIGKTALAIKLAQHFDTEIISADSRQFFKEMAIGTAKPDAEELAAAKHHFIDSHSVSQLFSTGDFEIEGLNTLDQIFENHNLAIMVGGSGLYVNALINGLDEMPDIDLAIRERLNKQFEEEGLPSIQKQLATLDPEYFAKVDQQNPQRMIRGLEVFLSTGQKLSSMLSATKKERPFNIIKIGLNTDRAILYDRINRRVDKMIADGLVEEVKSLIPFKKYNALNTVGYSELFDYLDGKLSLDDAVLAIKQNTRRFAKRQLTWFRRDEEINWLEPIEKEKVIHFIHDRLK is encoded by the coding sequence ATGCACACTAAAACCTTAATATCCATTGTTGGCCCTACTGCAATTGGCAAAACAGCCTTGGCTATTAAACTGGCACAACATTTTGATACAGAAATCATTTCTGCCGATTCCCGTCAGTTTTTCAAGGAAATGGCCATAGGAACGGCAAAACCTGATGCAGAGGAGTTAGCAGCGGCAAAACATCACTTTATTGATTCACATTCGGTTTCACAACTATTTAGTACAGGTGATTTTGAAATAGAAGGTCTAAATACCCTCGATCAAATTTTTGAAAACCACAATCTGGCCATTATGGTTGGGGGTTCGGGTTTATATGTTAATGCCTTAATTAATGGCCTGGATGAAATGCCAGATATTGATTTAGCCATACGTGAAAGGCTGAATAAACAGTTCGAAGAAGAAGGATTACCAAGTATCCAAAAACAGCTGGCAACATTAGATCCTGAATATTTCGCAAAGGTAGATCAACAAAATCCACAAAGAATGATCAGGGGTTTGGAAGTATTTTTATCAACAGGCCAAAAACTTTCGTCAATGCTTTCTGCTACAAAAAAGGAAAGACCATTTAACATTATCAAAATAGGTCTCAATACCGATCGTGCCATCCTTTACGACCGAATTAACCGAAGAGTTGATAAAATGATTGCTGATGGTTTAGTAGAAGAGGTAAAATCGCTAATACCCTTTAAAAAATATAATGCTTTAAACACGGTAGGCTATAGTGAGCTTTTCGATTATCTGGACGGAAAATTATCTCTTGATGATGCCGTTTTAGCAATTAAACAAAATACACGTCGCTTTGCCAAACGCCAACTCACCTGGTTTAGAAGAGATGAAGAGATCAATTGGCTTGAACCTATTGAAAAA